The following coding sequences lie in one Arachis hypogaea cultivar Tifrunner chromosome 9, arahy.Tifrunner.gnm2.J5K5, whole genome shotgun sequence genomic window:
- the LOC112712619 gene encoding inactive TPR repeat-containing thioredoxin TTL3-like: MECEEAIKLDLSYGRGHNRLATIYFRLGEAEKALTCNQAASDDDSVLAFQAQALEDHLNKCTEARKVKDWKTMIKET, from the exons ATGGAGTGTGAGGAAGCTATCAAGTTAGACCTTTCTTATGGCAGAGGTCACAACCGTTTGGCAACAATATATTTCAG GCTTGGAGAAGCAGAAAAGGCACTAACTTGTAATCAGGCAGCTTCAGATGATGATTCGGTTCTTGCTTTTCAAGCTCAGGCTCTTGAAGACCACCTTAACAAATGCACTGAAGCTAGGAAAGTCAAAGATTGGAAAACTATGATAAAGGAAACATAG